A genomic region of Runella rosea contains the following coding sequences:
- a CDS encoding carbohydrate-binding domain-containing protein, giving the protein MNRKKFAAVGILLAFILIFQACKDPEITAATPATVTALNCSGATFSATATNGTSYTATASVPYTGGNGVAYPEGNAIASSGVTGLTATLSAGTLTSGSGTASFVITGTPASAGTANFSIDLGGQTCTLALPVVTSKATISTLTGTVAPATGTNGVTYSGTATLTYTGGNGGTYDVSTASSTGVEGLTATLVAGTLANGSGSLAYTISGTPTSTGTAVFNLSFGGQTCTVSILINASSTGTTAKDTVLVVYAGTSATVNNAFQNDGVSVAVSGADVTVTSTNTTKEIVYLLSGTASKGSFKIYSEYKFNITMKGVSLTNSTGPAINIQSSKKATINVLGTNTLVDGATYTTSKEDQKGTFFSEGQLSFMGTGTLNVTANNKHAIVSDDYIYVSDATIIVKSAVSDGIHANNYFAMDNGSVTITASGSNGIEAEEGYIAVNGGTIAVNSVNDGITASYDGTDATITPYVLIKGGKITVTTTGDKGNAIKSESYTTISTGDAITLTVSGKGSKGIKTGGDFTLTAGTVKITTSGAAFYDTEDSDIAAPAGINCDKNLAIKGGNLTVSSTGSGAKGITVDGTATVSGGKTTISATGTKFTYNTSTTSEAKGFKSDGAFTINNGTLNIAATDDGIKSETSVTINDGTINITKSTEGIEAKTITFEGGVTNVTASNDGINASMGTTTGGTESNDGSNININGGILIVTGSDGIDSNGNLTIKGGTTIIGGPTSSPEEGIDVNGNFLINGGILISGGSNGRMTKAMGSASTQVGMYITSSTQLAATSVLHIEDATGKDMVTFKPKNGNYYFHFSNPSLAKGTQYKIYFGGSYNGGSFVGGSSGWGVYTSGTYSNTGATLKSTTTTSGTATVNTISF; this is encoded by the coding sequence ATGAATAGAAAAAAATTTGCGGCCGTTGGCATCCTGTTGGCTTTTATTTTGATTTTCCAAGCCTGTAAAGACCCTGAAATAACAGCCGCCACTCCTGCAACTGTCACCGCTTTGAACTGTTCGGGCGCTACATTTTCAGCTACCGCCACAAACGGAACATCCTATACCGCTACTGCAAGTGTACCTTATACAGGAGGTAATGGCGTTGCCTACCCCGAAGGAAATGCTATAGCATCCTCAGGAGTGACCGGTCTGACGGCCACATTATCAGCAGGTACTTTGACAAGCGGAAGCGGAACCGCCAGTTTTGTAATAACAGGGACTCCTGCCTCTGCAGGCACAGCGAATTTTTCAATAGATTTGGGGGGACAGACGTGTACGTTAGCTTTACCTGTTGTTACCTCTAAAGCGACTATCTCTACACTTACTGGGACAGTTGCTCCTGCCACGGGAACAAACGGAGTAACTTATTCAGGTACCGCAACACTCACCTATACCGGCGGAAATGGAGGAACATACGATGTCTCTACTGCCTCATCAACAGGCGTAGAAGGTCTAACAGCAACCTTAGTTGCTGGTACATTAGCCAATGGCTCGGGAAGTTTGGCCTATACAATTTCGGGTACACCCACGTCTACTGGCACGGCTGTTTTTAATTTAAGTTTTGGGGGACAGACCTGTACGGTTTCGATACTCATTAATGCTTCGAGCACGGGCACAACCGCTAAAGATACCGTATTAGTGGTATATGCGGGTACAAGTGCAACCGTAAATAACGCCTTTCAGAATGATGGAGTAAGTGTAGCCGTAAGCGGAGCCGACGTGACCGTTACCTCTACCAATACCACCAAAGAAATTGTATATCTGCTATCGGGCACTGCAAGCAAAGGCAGCTTCAAGATTTATAGCGAATATAAATTCAACATTACCATGAAAGGTGTTAGCCTGACAAACAGCACCGGCCCAGCGATTAATATTCAGTCGAGCAAGAAAGCAACCATTAATGTACTGGGAACGAATACGCTAGTAGATGGAGCCACTTACACCACAAGCAAAGAAGACCAAAAAGGAACATTTTTCAGCGAAGGCCAATTGAGTTTTATGGGAACGGGAACATTAAACGTAACCGCCAATAATAAACACGCCATTGTGTCTGATGATTATATCTACGTGAGTGACGCCACCATCATCGTAAAATCAGCGGTAAGCGACGGCATTCATGCCAATAATTATTTTGCGATGGATAACGGAAGTGTAACCATCACGGCGTCGGGCAGCAATGGTATTGAAGCTGAAGAGGGCTACATAGCAGTTAATGGTGGAACAATTGCAGTCAATAGTGTTAATGATGGAATAACGGCTTCGTATGATGGCACCGATGCGACAATTACGCCGTATGTTTTAATCAAAGGAGGAAAAATAACCGTAACAACCACAGGTGATAAAGGAAATGCTATTAAGAGTGAAAGTTATACTACCATCAGCACAGGTGATGCCATAACGCTAACGGTTTCGGGCAAAGGCTCAAAAGGGATAAAAACAGGTGGCGATTTTACTTTGACTGCGGGTACGGTAAAAATCACCACTTCGGGAGCGGCTTTCTATGATACGGAAGATTCGGATATTGCGGCACCTGCGGGTATCAATTGCGACAAAAATTTAGCCATAAAAGGCGGTAACCTCACTGTAAGCAGCACAGGAAGTGGCGCAAAAGGTATCACAGTAGATGGCACTGCTACCGTTAGCGGAGGTAAAACAACCATCTCAGCCACTGGAACGAAATTTACGTATAATACTTCCACAACCAGCGAAGCCAAAGGCTTTAAAAGCGATGGCGCTTTCACGATCAACAACGGTACACTGAACATTGCTGCAACCGATGACGGCATAAAATCAGAAACGTCCGTTACAATAAATGACGGCACTATCAATATCACAAAATCGACCGAAGGCATAGAAGCTAAAACGATTACGTTTGAGGGTGGCGTTACGAATGTGACCGCTTCAAATGATGGAATTAATGCTTCTATGGGTACAACTACTGGCGGCACAGAATCAAACGATGGAAGTAATATCAATATCAACGGAGGTATATTAATAGTGACCGGAAGCGATGGAATAGATAGCAACGGAAATCTTACAATAAAAGGTGGAACGACTATCATAGGCGGGCCAACAAGCTCACCCGAAGAAGGAATTGATGTAAATGGTAATTTCCTTATCAACGGAGGCATCCTGATTTCGGGAGGTTCTAATGGCAGAATGACCAAAGCGATGGGATCAGCTTCTACTCAAGTAGGTATGTACATAACATCAAGCACCCAACTTGCCGCCACTTCAGTCTTGCACATTGAAGATGCTACTGGAAAAGATATGGTCACCTTTAAGCCTAAAAACGGCAACTATTATTTCCATTTCTCAAACCCTAGTTTAGCCAAAGGCACTCAATACAAAATATACTTTGGCGGTAGCTATAATGGTGGAAGCTTTGTCGGCGGATCTTCTGGGTGGGGAGTATATACAAGCGGAACGTATTCAAATACGGGCGCAACATTGAAATCTACAACGACTACCTCAGGTACCGCTACTGTAAATACGATCTCTTTCTAA
- a CDS encoding T9SS type A sorting domain-containing protein, with translation MRQIIHSETILRGFLRWSVRLCLCFICVLIGFKSLGQTFSFRWDNSAKVLKNNSPIVNPWAGGLNSAQFSKMHLNDDGTEDLVIFDRGNQQVSAFLAVRQANGITWQHAPQYEVKFPPNMLYWMLLVDYDRDGRKDLFTSTIAGIRVFRNIPAADGFSWSLVADPLLTQGFSGNINLYVPSTDLPAITDVDDDGDIDILTFDFTGASLELHQNLSKEQNSTQPFVFRKATTNWGRFAATSSCDKYELNLEPADTEVQAPVQVRTNAATLGEAWGGPKSNAKVQHAGNALWIGDIDGDGRKDILHGHVACDNVTLLKNVGGNGMAGLIGSVQSNFPAQAPINYPIFPSAYVEDLDGDGIQDLVASPSSTDIASNSLINLRQSNWFYRNEGTVLKPNFVYRQPDFLQDGMIDLGENATPALADIDGDGDLDLVVGYGGLRTPTGYRSSLQLYRNTGTATQAQFELVSTDFLNLSNQLFSKENLMPVNTKPFFADLNGDGTLDLGFWANTFKGMDIRFVPNKAPRGAAMQLDTTRLTKLPNPANFSNGENLLYYDIDQDGKLDVLVSKNSGNVEFHRNTGSTIAPMYELKTNVFGGLDVDFNKRSQGMVVADLNGDRKPELIMGDLLGRLRVYQNFTTPGATLKSDTNLIFNEFSGKTDFLRIGTGLFPAVGDLDGDQLPELLIGSNTGGIKYLKNTSPKVNPPVETLELIVYPNPTSNFLYAQVPVTGQLEIITINGQVVKSQSVTQVTAEASFDVSRLAQGIYFVRLIGTDGSQMTRKIIIAR, from the coding sequence ATGAGGCAGATTATACATTCTGAGACGATTTTACGTGGTTTTCTGCGCTGGTCTGTGCGGCTGTGCCTTTGCTTCATTTGCGTGCTTATTGGGTTCAAGTCGTTGGGTCAAACGTTCTCATTTCGTTGGGATAATTCTGCTAAAGTTCTCAAAAACAACTCTCCTATCGTCAACCCTTGGGCCGGCGGCCTCAACAGCGCCCAATTCTCAAAAATGCATCTCAACGACGACGGCACGGAAGATTTGGTCATCTTTGACCGTGGCAACCAGCAGGTATCTGCTTTTTTGGCCGTTCGTCAAGCCAACGGAATCACTTGGCAACACGCCCCTCAGTACGAAGTAAAATTTCCGCCTAATATGCTGTATTGGATGTTGCTGGTCGATTATGACCGCGATGGCCGCAAGGATCTATTTACAAGTACCATAGCAGGCATTCGTGTATTTCGCAATATCCCCGCTGCTGATGGTTTTTCTTGGTCACTTGTGGCCGACCCGCTTCTGACGCAAGGTTTTTCTGGAAACATAAATCTGTACGTTCCTTCCACCGATTTACCTGCTATTACCGACGTCGACGATGATGGCGATATTGACATTCTTACGTTTGATTTTACGGGCGCATCTTTGGAGCTACACCAAAATTTAAGCAAAGAGCAAAACAGCACACAGCCGTTTGTCTTCCGAAAAGCAACCACCAATTGGGGACGTTTTGCCGCCACCTCTTCGTGCGACAAATACGAACTTAATCTGGAGCCCGCCGACACAGAAGTGCAAGCCCCCGTACAAGTACGCACAAACGCTGCAACACTCGGTGAGGCTTGGGGTGGCCCCAAATCAAACGCCAAAGTTCAGCACGCTGGCAATGCACTGTGGATTGGTGATATAGACGGCGATGGCCGCAAGGATATTTTACACGGCCACGTAGCGTGCGACAACGTGACGTTGCTCAAAAACGTAGGCGGCAACGGCATGGCGGGGCTGATTGGCAGTGTACAATCAAATTTTCCCGCCCAAGCCCCCATTAACTACCCCATTTTCCCTTCCGCCTACGTTGAGGACTTGGACGGTGACGGGATTCAGGATTTGGTGGCCTCACCGAGTAGTACGGATATTGCCAGCAATTCACTCATTAATTTACGGCAATCCAATTGGTTTTACCGAAACGAAGGCACGGTACTAAAGCCTAACTTTGTGTATCGTCAGCCCGATTTTTTGCAGGATGGGATGATTGATTTAGGAGAAAACGCCACACCCGCCCTTGCCGATATTGACGGCGACGGTGACTTAGATTTAGTGGTAGGTTATGGCGGGCTGCGTACGCCAACAGGCTATCGGTCAAGTCTCCAATTGTATCGAAATACAGGAACAGCCACCCAAGCTCAGTTTGAGTTGGTCAGCACCGATTTTCTGAACCTGAGCAATCAACTCTTCAGCAAAGAAAACCTCATGCCAGTCAATACAAAACCGTTTTTTGCTGACCTCAACGGCGACGGAACGCTTGATTTGGGCTTTTGGGCCAATACTTTTAAAGGCATGGACATTCGATTTGTGCCCAACAAAGCCCCCCGAGGAGCAGCGATGCAGTTGGACACCACCCGTTTGACCAAACTCCCCAATCCAGCCAACTTCTCCAACGGCGAAAATTTGCTCTACTATGACATTGACCAAGACGGAAAATTGGATGTACTGGTTAGTAAAAACTCGGGAAATGTAGAATTCCACCGAAACACGGGCAGTACGATTGCACCGATGTATGAACTCAAAACGAATGTATTTGGTGGCTTGGATGTAGATTTCAACAAACGTTCACAAGGGATGGTCGTAGCCGACCTCAACGGCGACCGCAAACCCGAACTCATTATGGGAGATTTGTTGGGACGATTGCGAGTATATCAAAATTTCACCACGCCCGGCGCGACGTTAAAAAGTGATACCAACTTGATTTTTAACGAATTTTCGGGCAAAACAGATTTTTTGAGAATAGGGACAGGACTCTTTCCTGCCGTTGGAGATTTGGATGGCGACCAACTTCCCGAATTACTCATCGGTAGCAACACGGGCGGAATCAAGTACTTAAAAAACACTTCGCCCAAAGTCAACCCTCCCGTTGAAACATTGGAATTAATCGTTTATCCCAATCCGACCTCGAACTTTCTCTACGCGCAAGTTCCCGTAACGGGACAATTAGAAATAATCACCATCAACGGACAAGTTGTTAAAAGCCAATCAGTTACTCAAGTTACAGCGGAAGCTTCTTTCGATGTAAGTAGATTAGCTCAAGGCATTTACTTCGTTCGACTCATCGGAACGGATGGCTCCCAAATGACGCGAAAGATAATAATAGCCCGCTAA
- a CDS encoding CobW family GTP-binding protein, translating to MALNKIPVNLITGFLGVGKTTALQNILKRKPADERWAVIINEFGAVSIDHTPFAGADENGLVVKEVAGGCICCTANLPMQMTLTLVLRQVKPHRILIEPTGMGHPEAILDMLRGKFLKDVLDIRATVCLVDPRQWDNEDYREHETFIDQITLADVLIANKVDLASEALTQNFLEWAKALFPPKILIGAVEQGDIDPNWLNIEPFPNRKALHPHAHEHEHHHHHHSDELPIPEVGKPLMRESHGLGRYSCGWVFSPDEVFELPKLKAWIASLQNVERVKGAFRTGVDWVLINAVRGEFTIEYLAYRRDSRVECISANPLPWKTLEDGLKGCLLSVSEMKTV from the coding sequence ATGGCTCTCAATAAAATTCCCGTTAATCTTATCACTGGTTTTTTGGGCGTAGGCAAAACAACGGCGCTGCAAAATATTCTTAAACGCAAGCCTGCCGATGAGCGTTGGGCCGTCATTATCAATGAATTTGGGGCGGTTTCAATCGACCATACGCCTTTTGCGGGCGCGGATGAAAACGGCTTGGTGGTCAAAGAGGTAGCGGGTGGATGTATTTGTTGCACGGCCAATTTGCCGATGCAGATGACGCTGACGTTGGTACTGCGCCAAGTGAAACCCCACCGTATTTTGATTGAACCGACGGGCATGGGGCATCCTGAGGCAATTTTGGATATGCTGCGCGGAAAGTTTTTGAAAGACGTGCTTGACATTCGTGCTACGGTCTGCTTGGTAGACCCGCGTCAGTGGGATAATGAAGATTATCGCGAGCACGAAACGTTTATTGACCAAATTACCTTGGCCGATGTGCTCATTGCCAACAAGGTTGATTTGGCAAGCGAGGCACTGACACAGAATTTTTTGGAATGGGCCAAAGCGCTTTTTCCGCCTAAAATTTTAATCGGGGCCGTAGAGCAAGGCGACATTGACCCCAACTGGCTTAATATTGAGCCTTTCCCAAATCGAAAAGCCCTGCATCCTCATGCGCATGAACACGAGCATCACCACCACCATCATTCGGATGAATTGCCAATTCCTGAAGTGGGTAAGCCGCTTATGCGGGAAAGTCACGGGTTGGGACGGTATAGTTGTGGATGGGTATTCTCGCCCGATGAAGTTTTTGAATTGCCCAAACTGAAAGCATGGATTGCTTCCCTGCAAAATGTAGAACGCGTAAAAGGCGCTTTCAGAACGGGTGTAGATTGGGTGCTGATCAATGCCGTACGCGGAGAGTTTACAATCGAATACTTGGCTTACCGCCGTGATAGCCGTGTGGAGTGCATTTCAGCCAATCCACTCCCTTGGAAAACCTTGGAAGATGGTCTCAAAGGTTGCCTCCTAAGTGTCTCAGAAATGAAAACCGTCTAA
- a CDS encoding patatin-like phospholipase family protein produces MFQKVFVLWAKTGLVCVFFLLSYSSVAQQKYHNLVLEGGGIRGIAYCGAIQELEQRGILRDIRRVGGTSAGAIQASLLAVGYSAAELTELVSEMKIQSFNDGQYIFVGGTQRLIERFGWYKGDTFRKWMAEKIEQKTGVNHLTFGQLHALTQRDSCYKDLYVTVTNLTKQKSMVLSYEKFPDLSIADAVRASMSIPLYYCAVFMDSTGQFHQRPPRTIPADVLVDGGLLMNYPIGLFDQNRYLSTPQPNLTPETPVFNAETLGLRLESAEQIKADAQNFELASYPIRSFKTYMGAFYTLVSEAANRYNFRPEDLKRTISIDFQNIGAKVRKLSEAEKNVLIGSGKKCVGDFCAPSTVVSQN; encoded by the coding sequence ATGTTCCAAAAAGTGTTCGTCCTGTGGGCCAAAACTGGGCTTGTTTGCGTATTTTTTCTCCTTTCATATTCTTCTGTTGCGCAACAAAAATACCATAATCTGGTCTTGGAAGGCGGCGGTATTCGCGGAATTGCCTACTGCGGAGCGATTCAGGAATTGGAACAACGCGGAATTTTGAGAGATATTCGCCGCGTGGGCGGCACGTCGGCAGGAGCCATTCAGGCTTCGTTGCTGGCGGTGGGCTATTCAGCGGCGGAACTGACCGAGCTGGTTTCGGAAATGAAAATTCAATCCTTCAACGACGGGCAATACATTTTTGTGGGTGGCACACAGCGCTTGATTGAGCGTTTTGGCTGGTACAAAGGAGATACCTTTCGTAAGTGGATGGCCGAGAAAATTGAACAAAAAACAGGCGTTAACCATTTGACTTTTGGGCAGTTGCACGCTCTTACCCAACGAGATAGTTGCTACAAAGACTTGTATGTGACGGTAACGAACCTGACCAAACAAAAGTCGATGGTACTTTCGTATGAGAAGTTTCCCGACTTATCCATTGCCGATGCAGTGCGAGCTTCTATGTCGATTCCGTTGTATTACTGCGCCGTTTTTATGGACAGCACGGGCCAATTTCACCAACGTCCACCACGCACGATTCCAGCGGATGTGTTGGTCGATGGCGGTTTGTTGATGAATTATCCCATTGGACTTTTTGATCAAAATCGTTATTTAAGCACCCCGCAGCCTAATTTGACGCCCGAAACGCCCGTTTTCAACGCCGAAACCTTGGGGCTGAGGCTTGAAAGTGCCGAGCAAATCAAAGCCGATGCGCAAAATTTTGAGTTGGCTTCTTATCCAATTCGAAGTTTCAAAACCTACATGGGCGCTTTTTATACTCTGGTATCTGAGGCGGCCAACCGTTATAATTTCCGCCCCGAAGATTTGAAACGCACCATTTCGATTGATTTTCAGAATATTGGGGCTAAAGTGCGAAAGCTATCAGAAGCCGAGAAAAATGTGTTAATTGGAAGCGGCAAAAAATGCGTTGGTGATTTTTGCGCTCCTTCGACCGTCGTTTCACAAAACTGA
- a CDS encoding MOSC domain-containing protein, giving the protein MTSALILSEIFIYPVKSLGAIRLTHAQVEERGLRYDRRWLIIDDNNRFVTQRSYPNMALIEVTMTDMGLQLRHRTRDLSALIVPFQPETFDLVTVTVWDDQIEAVIVNDASNRWLSEALGFSARLVYLPDTSSRLADSNYAPFDANVSFADGFPFLVIGQSSLDDLNTRLPEPVSMIRFRPNLVFEGGIPYDEDQWYEFTIGKLTFYGVKPCARCILTTVDPEKGEIVGKEPLKTLSTYRKRNNKIFFGQNVMTNQSGVLKIGDEIQVVSRKSRQTMSE; this is encoded by the coding sequence ATGACGTCTGCTCTCATCCTTTCCGAAATCTTCATTTATCCCGTAAAGTCGTTGGGGGCGATTCGCCTCACGCACGCCCAGGTGGAAGAGCGCGGCCTGCGCTACGACCGCCGCTGGTTGATTATTGACGACAACAACCGCTTTGTAACCCAGCGTAGCTACCCAAACATGGCGCTGATTGAGGTGACCATGACGGACATGGGTTTGCAGTTGCGCCATCGCACGCGGGATTTGAGTGCGCTCATTGTACCTTTTCAACCCGAAACCTTTGATTTAGTAACGGTGACGGTGTGGGATGATCAAATAGAGGCTGTCATTGTCAACGACGCCTCAAACCGTTGGTTGAGTGAAGCACTCGGTTTTTCGGCGCGGTTGGTGTATCTCCCAGATACGTCGTCTCGTCTTGCGGATTCTAATTATGCCCCTTTCGATGCCAATGTGAGCTTTGCGGATGGATTCCCATTTTTGGTCATTGGCCAATCTTCGTTAGATGATTTAAACACTCGCCTGCCCGAACCGGTTTCTATGATACGGTTTCGTCCCAATCTAGTTTTTGAAGGTGGAATACCCTACGACGAAGACCAATGGTACGAATTTACGATTGGTAAGTTGACATTTTATGGGGTAAAACCCTGCGCACGTTGTATTCTGACTACCGTTGACCCTGAAAAGGGTGAAATCGTGGGGAAAGAACCGCTCAAAACGCTGTCGACGTACCGTAAGCGTAATAATAAGATTTTCTTTGGACAAAATGTAATGACCAATCAGAGTGGAGTTCTAAAGATTGGTGACGAGATACAAGTAGTGAGCCGCAAATCACGGCAAACGATGAGTGAATAA
- a CDS encoding YjjG family noncanonical pyrimidine nucleotidase produces MPKYKHLFFDLDHTLWDFERNSSESLTDIYHGFELINHGVMSLGDFVRAFLEINTKLWDDFDHGRIAHSYIREHRFRLVFEALNVKNVAFGSALGEEYLRLLPQKSHLLDGAVELLEYCASKDYQLHIVTNGFDSIQASKMQSSGIHHYFQQVVTNEKAGAKKPDAQIFAYALQAANAQPHESLMIGDNWQADILGALRFGMDAAFYNPKKLIFDQQPTYDVQHLDELKSVL; encoded by the coding sequence ATGCCAAAATACAAACACCTATTTTTTGATCTTGACCACACGCTGTGGGATTTTGAGCGCAATTCGTCCGAGTCCTTGACCGATATTTACCATGGCTTTGAACTCATCAATCACGGAGTGATGTCGTTGGGTGATTTTGTGCGGGCATTTCTGGAAATCAACACAAAACTGTGGGATGATTTTGATCATGGTCGTATTGCCCATAGTTATATTCGAGAGCATCGTTTCCGACTGGTTTTTGAAGCCCTGAACGTTAAAAATGTAGCTTTTGGCAGCGCTTTGGGCGAAGAATATTTAAGATTACTTCCGCAAAAGTCGCACTTACTCGACGGAGCCGTTGAGCTGTTGGAATATTGTGCAAGCAAAGATTACCAACTCCACATTGTCACCAACGGCTTTGACTCTATTCAAGCCTCTAAAATGCAAAGTTCGGGTATTCATCATTATTTTCAACAGGTAGTGACCAATGAAAAAGCGGGAGCAAAAAAACCTGACGCGCAGATTTTTGCGTATGCGTTGCAAGCCGCTAACGCCCAACCCCACGAAAGTCTGATGATTGGTGACAATTGGCAGGCAGATATTCTAGGGGCATTGCGCTTTGGGATGGATGCCGCATTTTACAATCCCAAGAAATTGATTTTTGACCAACAGCCTACTTACGACGTACAACACTTAGACGAGTTGAAATCAGTTTTGTGA
- a CDS encoding M1 family metallopeptidase, whose translation MFRQLSFLFLVSLAALAQAQNPTPKYDAHVLFNPLFNYQPANESRTGSGAPGPRYWQNRADYKIAVTLDEAANTIAGEVEITYTNNSPEALPFVWLQLDQNAFNDNSRSGKTTPLNGGRYGNMGFEGGYTISAVSVQQGKGKYAPADFIIDDTRMQIRLSDAVKPTGDVLKIKVGYSFKIPTYASDRMGKLDTKNGTIYEIAQWYPRMCVFDDIEGWNVLPYIGAGEFYLNYGDYEYSVTVPWDHIVGGSGELLNPSDVMTSEQIKRMEEARKSDKTVMIRSAKEINEKKSRPKDSGMITWKFRCQNARDVAWATSRAFVWDAAKMNLPSGKPAIAQSLYTAENDGNDGWGRSTEYVKGCLEFYSKYLMEFPYPVATNVAGIVGGMEYPGIVFCAHNDKKESLWGVTDHEFGHTWFPMIVGNNERKFAWMDEGFNTFINMLSTEAFNDGEYNRDRLDDMQNLAPTLFRDGADPILTVPDVIKATNLGWDAYYKPAIGLKLLREVVLGRDRFDYAFKQYVKRWAFKHPTPYDFFRTIEDAAGEDLGWYWKGWFYENYKLDQGVKEVQYVEQTPSKGSVITIENLEQWAMPTIVELEEAGGKKTRITLPVEVWQRGSTWTFKAATKNPLKSVTIDPDSQLPDINPRNNTWHPVRYMSPDEN comes from the coding sequence ATGTTTCGTCAACTTAGTTTTTTATTTCTGGTAAGTCTTGCGGCATTAGCGCAAGCTCAAAATCCGACCCCCAAATACGACGCACACGTATTGTTCAACCCCTTGTTTAACTACCAGCCCGCCAACGAGTCCCGTACGGGCAGCGGCGCTCCAGGCCCTCGTTATTGGCAAAACCGCGCCGATTATAAAATCGCCGTTACCCTCGACGAAGCCGCCAATACCATTGCGGGTGAAGTAGAAATCACTTACACCAATAACAGCCCCGAAGCGCTGCCTTTTGTATGGCTGCAACTTGACCAAAACGCTTTCAACGACAACTCGCGCAGCGGTAAAACCACCCCACTCAACGGCGGTCGCTACGGCAATATGGGTTTTGAAGGCGGCTATACCATCAGTGCGGTCAGTGTTCAGCAAGGAAAAGGGAAATATGCCCCTGCCGATTTTATCATTGACGATACCCGTATGCAAATCCGCCTCTCCGACGCGGTAAAGCCCACGGGCGATGTGCTGAAAATAAAAGTGGGTTATTCATTCAAAATACCCACCTATGCCTCCGACCGCATGGGAAAACTAGACACCAAAAACGGCACGATTTACGAAATAGCCCAATGGTACCCCCGCATGTGCGTATTTGACGACATCGAAGGCTGGAACGTGCTTCCGTACATTGGCGCGGGTGAGTTTTATCTCAATTACGGCGACTATGAATACAGCGTCACCGTACCTTGGGACCACATTGTGGGCGGCTCAGGAGAATTGCTCAATCCCTCCGACGTGATGACTTCGGAACAAATCAAACGCATGGAAGAGGCCCGCAAAAGCGATAAAACAGTGATGATTCGCAGCGCGAAAGAAATAAATGAGAAAAAATCACGCCCCAAAGATTCGGGCATGATTACGTGGAAATTTCGTTGTCAAAATGCCCGCGACGTAGCTTGGGCTACCTCCCGCGCCTTTGTGTGGGATGCCGCCAAAATGAACTTACCTAGTGGCAAACCCGCCATTGCTCAATCTTTGTACACCGCTGAAAACGATGGCAACGATGGCTGGGGCCGTTCGACCGAATACGTGAAAGGTTGTTTAGAATTTTATTCAAAATACCTCATGGAATTTCCGTATCCCGTGGCCACCAACGTGGCGGGCATCGTGGGCGGCATGGAATACCCAGGTATTGTTTTCTGTGCGCATAACGACAAAAAAGAATCACTTTGGGGCGTAACCGACCATGAATTCGGGCATACGTGGTTTCCGATGATTGTGGGCAACAACGAGCGTAAATTTGCATGGATGGACGAAGGCTTCAACACGTTTATCAATATGCTCTCAACCGAAGCCTTCAACGATGGAGAATACAACCGCGATCGTTTGGACGATATGCAAAACCTCGCTCCCACGCTATTCCGCGACGGTGCTGACCCTATCCTGACCGTGCCAGATGTAATCAAAGCCACCAATTTGGGTTGGGATGCGTATTACAAACCCGCCATCGGGCTTAAGCTCCTTCGAGAAGTAGTACTGGGCCGCGACCGATTTGACTATGCCTTCAAACAATATGTAAAACGCTGGGCCTTCAAACACCCAACGCCTTATGATTTCTTCCGAACCATCGAAGATGCCGCCGGCGAAGATTTGGGGTGGTACTGGAAAGGCTGGTTTTACGAAAATTATAAACTGGACCAAGGCGTAAAAGAAGTACAGTACGTGGAACAAACGCCCTCTAAAGGCTCAGTAATTACCATCGAAAACCTTGAGCAATGGGCTATGCCCACCATCGTGGAATTGGAAGAGGCGGGTGGCAAAAAGACCCGCATCACGCTTCCCGTAGAAGTTTGGCAACGCGGTAGCACCTGGACCTTTAAAGCGGCCACCAAAAACCCCTTAAAATCAGTAACCATCGACCCCGACTCCCAATTGCCCGACATCAACCCACGCAACAATACGTGGCATCCTGTGCGGTATATGTCGCCAGATGAAAATTAA